From a single Pelmatolapia mariae isolate MD_Pm_ZW linkage group LG20, Pm_UMD_F_2, whole genome shotgun sequence genomic region:
- the LOC134618314 gene encoding keratin, type II cytoskeletal 8-like, with the protein MSLRSKRKSLLNSPSGRFSSSSMGFNSIPQISTSTDIKPVTINRSLLAPLNLEVDPTVQTIRTMEKNQLKTLNNKFASYIEKVRQLEQQNKVLETKWKLLNQQSAPSSGDAESIIKTFISNLEKQLELCRRDKVRLENEFTAMVETVEDYKTRYEEEINSRVTSENDFVLLKKNVDEEFMRKVNLESQLTAIQDEILFLKEVYQMELYDMQERVKDTSVVVQMDNSRNLNMDQIIADVKAQYEEIAAYNREEVEKWYKSKFDQMKAQVQQHNSELQNTKAEIAELKRMILRRQTEIEAMKEQYSHNVVSISELEERGEQAVIDAKSRIKDLEAALRQDKHNMAKQLRDYQDLMNVKLTLDIEISTYRKLLEGEEERLGKDSVISIQTVPNKAVASNDCVDGTERVLSVQTLPNQTVPVTNQRRRSGAVLIKTVETMNTTYTEGK; encoded by the exons ATGAGTCTGAGGAGCAAGCGCAAGAGCCTGCTGAACTCACCTTCAGGGCGATTCAGCAGTAGTTCCATGGGATTCAACTCCATCCCCCAAATCAGCACCTCTACTGATATCAAACCAGTAACAATCAACAGGAGCCTGCTTGCCCCACTAAACTTAGAAGTTGACCCCACCGTCCAAACTATACGCACCATGGAGAAAAATCAGCTGAAGACTCTCAACAACAAGTTTGCATCCTACATTGAAAAG GTCAGACAGCTGGAGCAGCAgaacaaagtgctggaaaccAAGTGGAAGCTCCTGAATCAGCAAAGCGCCCCCTCCTCCGGTGATGCGGAGTCCATTATTAAGACATTCATTTCCAACCTGGAAAAACAGCTGGAGCTTTGCAGACGTGATAAAGTGAGGCTTGAAAATGAGTTCACAGCCATGGTCGAGACTGTGGAAGACTACAAGACAAG GTATGAGGAAGAGATCAACAGCAGGGTCACTTCAGAGAATGATTTTGTACTGCTCAAAAAG AATGTGGATGAAGAATTTATGAGAAAGGTGAATTTGGAAAGCCAGTTGACAGCTATTCAGGATGAAATCCTGTTCCTCAAAGAAGTGTATCAGATG GAGCTGTATGACATGCAGGAGCGTGTGAAGGACACCTCTGTGGTGGTGCAGATGGACAACTCCCGCAACCTGAACATGGACCAGATTATAGCTGATGTTAAGGCTCAGTATGAAGAAATTGCTGCTTACAACCGTGAAGAAGTTGAAAAGTGGTACAAGAGCAAG TTTGATCAGATGAAAGCGCAGGTCCAGCAACATAACAGTGAGCTGCAAAACACTAAGGCCGAAATAGCTGAGCTTAAGCGAATGATTCTTCGTCGGCAGACTGAGATTGAGGCTATGAAGGAACAG tatTCCCACAATGTAGTAAGCATATCTGAGCTGGAAGAGCGAGGGGAACAGGCTGTAATAGATGCAAAAAGCCGCATTAAGGACCTTGAGGCGGCTCTGAGGCAGGACAAGCATAACATGGCCAAGCAGCTCAGAGACTACCAAGACCTCATGAATGTCAAGCTGACCCTGGATATCGAGATATCCACCTACAGGAAACTCCtggagggagaggaagagag ACTTGGTAAAGACTCTGTTATCAGCATCCAAACAGTGCCCAACAAAG CTGTTGCCAGTAACGACTGTGTTGACGGCACTGAAAGAGTGCTCAGTGTCCAAACCTTGCCCAACCAAA CTGTGCCCGTTACCAACCAGAGACGAAGGTCAGGCGCTGTTCTCATCAAGACAGTGGAGACCATGAACACGACATACACCGAAGGCAAATAA